The window GCGCAGGGCTGGCTCTCGGCCACGGAGACGAGCACGATCGATGCGGGGGAGATCGTCCAGATCCTGGCCGCCGACGGCACCGAGCTCGCGTCGTTCCAGTCGACGAAGGAGTTCCAGAACGTCGTGTACTCCTCCTCGGCGGTCTCCTCCGGCGCGAGCTACAGCATCGTCACGGGCGGCACGACGGCGGCCACGGCGACGGCCGGCGTGGCCGCCGCGGGAACGATGGGCGGCGGGGGCGGGATGCCCCCGGGCGGCGGCGCCGGTATGCCCGCCGACGGGCGTCGGCCCTAGACGCATTACCGCGTATGGAGAGGTTTCCCAGAAAAACGACTCATACTTGTGGCTTCAATCGTTCGCCTCCAGCGCCGGGAAACCCATCCTGGTCAGGCGGATCGTGACAGAAGCCGTGACGGCTTCAACCCGACACCGACCGTCACCGCCAATCGCCGCCAGGCATCGCGCCCCCGAACCACGCGGGCCCCTGCGCTGTCGTTCTCACCCGAGCTCGAACCGCGGCTGGACTGCAGGCTGCCCGATCTCCGCACGCCGTGCATCCGTTGGCCCACCCCAGGGAACCCATGAGCACCGCTGAGAACACCACCCCCGACAGGCCCCAGAGCACCCGCACCCCGATGAGCACCACCCCCGCACCCGCGAACTCGGCACCCGCCAACCCCACGGCCGCCGCGCTCACCGCCTCGGCCCCGCCCGCCACCCGCCGTGACCGCCGCGCCGTCGAGCGCAGCGCCAGCGCCCGCCGGGCCGACGACCGCCGCCGCAAGCAGCGCAGTGCGATCGTGCCGGTGGCCGGCTTCGCCGCCGCCGGCCTCCTCGTGACGCTGACGGCGTTCTCGCACCCCACGATCGCGAACGCACAGACCGTCTCGGTCGGCTCCACGATCGCGTCCACCGTGACGGCCGCCGGCACCCAGCTCCCGAGCACCCAGGAGCAGAAGGCCGTCGACGCCCTGTTCGACACCACCTCGAAGCAGGCCGACGAGCGCGCCGACCGTGCGGTCTCCCAGGCCACGTCGGTGCTGAGCGCCGCCAAGGGCCAGGTCGACACCACGGCGCTATCGACGTCGATCGCCTCGCTGGCCAACTACGCGTACCTCGACACGACGACGGTGCAGACGCTGACCACGCAGGCCGTCACGCAGACCGCCTCGGTG of the Herbiconiux flava genome contains:
- a CDS encoding phospholipase; this encodes MSTAENTTPDRPQSTRTPMSTTPAPANSAPANPTAAALTASAPPATRRDRRAVERSASARRADDRRRKQRSAIVPVAGFAAAGLLVTLTAFSHPTIANAQTVSVGSTIASTVTAAGTQLPSTQEQKAVDALFDTTSKQADERADRAVSQATSVLSAAKGQVDTTALSTSIASLANYAYLDTTTVQTLTTQAVTQTASVQNQKAALDKAAAEAAAAAQAAAEAAAAQAAADAAAAAQAAADRLAASTTPDGARAAAAQIAASDYGWGSDQFQCLDSLWTKESGWNYQAENASSGAFGIPQSLPGSKMSTIADDWATNPVTQITWGLKYIAAGYGTPCSAWSHSQSVNWY